The proteins below come from a single Mycolicibacterium sp. TY81 genomic window:
- the proC gene encoding pyrroline-5-carboxylate reductase gives MARIAIIGGGNIGEALLAGLLQSGRQVKDLVVAEANPARAAQLAETYSVRVTDVADAVENAAYVIVAVKPDAVEGVVETLADAAADADSSSVEQVVVSVAAGVPTAFYEAKLPAGSPVVRVMPNTPMLVGAGITALSRGRYATDAQLAEVSEIFSAVGAVLTVPEKQMDAVTAVSGSGPAYFFLMVEAVVDAGVAAGLPRPVATELAAQTMAGAAAMLLDRMTQSGSGSTVGPLDTSAAALRASVTSPGGTTAAGLRELERGGLRSAVASAVEAAKTRSEQLRITSE, from the coding sequence GTGGCGAGAATTGCGATCATCGGTGGCGGAAATATCGGCGAAGCCCTGCTGGCGGGGCTGTTGCAGTCCGGGCGACAGGTCAAGGATCTGGTGGTCGCCGAGGCCAATCCGGCGCGCGCCGCGCAGCTCGCCGAGACGTACTCCGTCCGGGTCACCGATGTCGCGGACGCTGTCGAGAACGCGGCCTACGTGATCGTGGCGGTCAAGCCCGACGCCGTCGAGGGCGTCGTCGAGACGCTGGCCGACGCTGCCGCGGACGCCGACAGCAGCAGCGTCGAGCAGGTCGTGGTGTCGGTGGCCGCGGGCGTCCCCACGGCCTTCTACGAGGCCAAGCTGCCGGCCGGCTCGCCGGTGGTGCGGGTCATGCCGAATACGCCCATGCTGGTCGGTGCGGGCATCACCGCGCTGTCACGGGGCCGGTACGCGACCGACGCGCAACTGGCCGAGGTGTCGGAGATCTTCTCGGCCGTCGGCGCGGTGCTGACGGTGCCCGAGAAGCAGATGGACGCGGTCACCGCGGTGTCCGGTTCGGGCCCTGCGTACTTCTTCCTGATGGTCGAGGCGGTCGTCGACGCGGGTGTCGCGGCAGGCCTCCCACGGCCCGTGGCAACCGAGCTGGCGGCCCAGACGATGGCCGGTGCGGCGGCCATGTTGCTCGATCGCATGACCCAATCCGGGTCTGGTTCCACGGTCGGTCCGCTGGACACCAGCGCCGCGGCATTGCGGGCTTCGGTGACCTCTCCGGGGGGCACTACCGCCGCTGGTCTGCGGGAACTCGAACGTGGTGGGCTGCGGTCTGCTGTCGCAAGTGCCGTCGAAGCCGCAAAAACACGGTCTGAGCAGCTAAGAATTACATCTGAGTAG
- a CDS encoding GMC family oxidoreductase produces the protein MGYPGPAQQPPQTPKTLSVITPSADTTLDADVVIVGSGSGGGVAAAVLAAAGKRVIVLEAGGYRNESDFVQLEPVAYHNLFLRGGFFPSADGMVSIAAGSTVGGGSTVNWSNSLLTPATVRKTWAEEYGLTDVTGPSFDEHLAAVFERIGCCDKVAVQNEPHQRLSEGAAALDYSYGVAQLNIDPERFDPALVGYSGMGDQTGAKQGTMKTFLQDASDAGAQLLPDTRAHRIVTRDGVAAGVEATYTDPVTGTAHRVLINAPQVVAAAGSLETPALLLRSGIGGPAVGTGLRLHPATLVSGIYDDRQEPWSGPAMAGVMNEFAEVHDGHGYLIECVQHLPGLFTATVPWLSGAQHKELARQYQNRADWVVLVKDRGNGSVTIDADGEAVHWYPFTDELDRRHFREGIETSIRMHAAAGAQQIYAAGQPFAPWQRGEDLEAFIAKVNELPIGPGGTPVFSAHQMSSARMGADPQTSVAKPSGELHDTPGVWIADASAMPTCSGVNPMITVMAVARRTATNML, from the coding sequence ATGGGGTACCCCGGCCCCGCGCAACAGCCGCCGCAGACGCCGAAGACGCTGTCGGTCATCACCCCGTCGGCGGATACGACGCTCGACGCGGACGTCGTCATCGTCGGATCCGGGTCGGGTGGCGGCGTTGCCGCTGCGGTGTTGGCCGCAGCGGGCAAGCGCGTCATCGTCCTGGAAGCCGGCGGCTACCGCAACGAATCGGACTTCGTGCAGCTCGAGCCCGTCGCCTATCACAACCTGTTCCTGCGCGGCGGCTTCTTCCCGAGCGCCGACGGCATGGTCTCGATCGCCGCCGGGTCGACGGTCGGTGGCGGCAGCACCGTCAACTGGTCCAACTCGCTGCTGACGCCGGCCACGGTCCGCAAGACGTGGGCCGAGGAGTACGGGCTGACGGATGTCACCGGCCCGTCGTTCGACGAGCACCTGGCCGCGGTGTTCGAGCGTATCGGCTGCTGCGACAAGGTCGCCGTCCAGAACGAACCGCACCAACGCCTGTCGGAAGGCGCTGCGGCACTGGACTATTCGTACGGCGTCGCGCAGCTCAACATCGACCCGGAACGCTTCGACCCGGCGCTGGTCGGCTACAGCGGCATGGGTGACCAGACAGGCGCCAAGCAGGGCACCATGAAGACGTTCCTGCAGGACGCCTCCGACGCCGGCGCCCAGTTGCTGCCCGACACCCGGGCCCACCGGATCGTCACGCGCGACGGAGTGGCCGCGGGTGTCGAGGCGACGTACACCGACCCGGTCACCGGCACCGCGCACCGCGTGCTGATCAACGCCCCGCAGGTCGTCGCGGCCGCGGGCAGCCTGGAGACCCCGGCGCTGCTGTTGCGTTCGGGCATCGGCGGCCCCGCGGTCGGCACCGGCCTGCGGTTGCACCCGGCAACCCTGGTCAGCGGCATCTACGACGACCGCCAGGAGCCGTGGTCGGGCCCCGCCATGGCCGGCGTGATGAACGAATTCGCCGAAGTCCACGACGGGCACGGCTACCTCATCGAGTGCGTGCAGCACCTGCCCGGGCTGTTCACCGCCACCGTCCCGTGGCTGTCGGGCGCACAGCACAAGGAACTCGCCCGGCAGTACCAGAACCGCGCCGACTGGGTCGTCCTGGTCAAGGACCGCGGCAACGGCAGCGTCACCATCGACGCCGACGGGGAGGCGGTGCACTGGTACCCGTTCACCGACGAGCTCGACCGCCGCCATTTCCGGGAGGGCATCGAGACGTCCATCCGGATGCACGCGGCCGCGGGCGCGCAGCAGATTTACGCGGCGGGCCAGCCGTTCGCGCCGTGGCAGCGCGGCGAGGACCTGGAGGCGTTCATCGCGAAGGTCAACGAGCTGCCGATCGGCCCCGGCGGCACCCCGGTGTTCAGCGCCCACCAGATGAGCAGCGCGCGGATGGGTGCCGACCCGCAGACCTCGGTCGCCAAGCCGTCCGGCGAGCTGCACGACACCCCCGGCGTGTGGATCGCCGACGCCAGCGCCATGCCGACCTGTTCCGGCGTGAACCCCATGATCACCGTCATGGCCGTCGCCCGCCGCACCGCCACCAACATGCTCTAG
- a CDS encoding SDR family oxidoreductase, whose amino-acid sequence MDADGRPGSRPTAPGGSDSGPDIPETLHHPKVVLVTGACRFLGGYLTARLAQNQLIEHVIAVDAITPSKDMLRRMGRAEFVRADIRNPFIAKVIRNGNVDTVVHAAAASYVPQSGRAALKELNVMGAMQLFAACQKAPSVRRVILKSTSEIYGSSSRDPVMFTEDSSARRPPGEGFARDSIDIEGYARGLARRRPDIAVTILRLANMIGPAMDTALSRYLAGPLVPTAFGHDARLQLLHEQDALGALERATLVGRAGTFNIGAPGIILMSQAIRRSGRIGLPLAGPTMWVLDAWRRATAGVELDREQSDYMRYGRVMDTTRMTRELGYTPKWTTMEAFDDYVSGRALTPIIDPGWVGSVERRAVAAAQRWGR is encoded by the coding sequence ATGGATGCCGACGGACGCCCCGGAAGCCGGCCCACAGCGCCGGGCGGAAGCGATTCCGGCCCGGACATCCCCGAGACCCTGCACCACCCCAAGGTGGTGCTGGTCACCGGGGCGTGCCGGTTCCTGGGCGGATATCTGACAGCCAGACTCGCTCAGAACCAGCTCATCGAGCATGTGATCGCGGTCGACGCGATCACGCCGAGCAAGGACATGTTGCGGCGTATGGGCCGCGCGGAGTTCGTCCGCGCGGACATCCGCAACCCGTTCATCGCCAAGGTGATCCGGAACGGCAACGTCGACACCGTCGTCCACGCGGCGGCGGCGTCCTACGTGCCGCAATCCGGTCGTGCCGCGCTCAAAGAGCTCAACGTCATGGGCGCGATGCAGTTGTTCGCGGCCTGTCAGAAGGCACCTTCGGTCCGTCGGGTGATCCTCAAGTCGACATCGGAGATCTACGGGTCCAGCTCGCGTGATCCGGTGATGTTCACCGAGGACAGCAGCGCCCGCCGCCCACCGGGGGAGGGCTTCGCCCGGGACAGCATCGACATCGAGGGCTACGCCCGCGGTCTCGCGCGGCGCCGGCCCGACATCGCGGTGACGATCCTGCGCCTGGCCAACATGATCGGTCCGGCCATGGACACCGCGCTGTCGCGGTACCTGGCAGGTCCCTTGGTGCCGACCGCGTTCGGGCACGACGCCCGGCTGCAACTGCTGCACGAGCAGGACGCCCTCGGGGCGCTGGAACGCGCCACCCTGGTCGGACGGGCCGGCACCTTCAACATCGGGGCGCCGGGCATCATCCTGATGAGCCAGGCCATTCGCCGGTCCGGCCGCATCGGTTTGCCGCTCGCCGGCCCCACCATGTGGGTGCTCGACGCGTGGCGACGGGCGACCGCGGGCGTCGAACTGGACCGCGAGCAGTCCGACTACATGCGCTACGGCCGGGTCATGGACACCACACGGATGACGAGGGAACTCGGCTATACCCCAAAGTGGACGACCATGGAGGCTTTTGACGATTACGTTTCAGGCCGCGCGCTGACGCCCATTATCGACCCGGGGTGGGTAGGCTCAGTGGAGCGTCGTGCAGTGGCCGCAGCGCAGCGGTGGGGACGCTGA
- a CDS encoding glutaredoxin family protein, with protein sequence MTLLTRAGCSMCERAAAQLAELCDELGFVLTSTDVDVLAAAGDTALRAEFGDRLPVVLLDDVEHSYWEVDEEQLRADLAG encoded by the coding sequence GTGACGTTGCTCACCCGGGCCGGCTGCAGCATGTGCGAGCGCGCGGCGGCTCAGCTGGCGGAGCTGTGCGACGAGCTCGGATTCGTCCTGACGAGCACGGACGTCGATGTCCTGGCGGCGGCGGGCGACACGGCCTTGCGCGCGGAATTCGGCGATCGCCTGCCCGTGGTGCTCCTCGATGACGTTGAGCACAGCTACTGGGAGGTCGACGAGGAGCAGTTGCGGGCCGACCTGGCAGGTTGA
- the mshA gene encoding D-inositol-3-phosphate glycosyltransferase, which produces MEGVRVAVLSVHTSPLAQPGTGDAGGMNVYVLQSALELARRGVEVEIFTRATSSTDAPVVRVAPGVLVRNIVAGPFEGLDKYDLPTQLCAFTAGVLRVEANHEPGYYDIVHSHYWLSGQVGWLASDRWAVPLVHTAHTWAAVKNLSLAEGDTPEPALRAVGEQQVVDAADRLIVNTEDEAQQLVSLHHADPARIDVAYPGVDLTTFTPGDKAEARAALGLSPHEQVVAFVGRIQPLKAPDVLLRAAAKLPDVRVVVAGGPSGSGLAVPDGLVSLADELGITDRVTFLPPQSRDQLVNVYRAADLVAVPSYSESFGLVAVEAQACGTPVVAAAVGGLPVAVRDGVSGVLVQGHDPVDWANAIGRTLEMGPESLAEGALQHSATFSWAHTVDALLAGYTRAIADYRGRRPRRDAAARRSRRFLIRRGVRA; this is translated from the coding sequence ATGGAGGGCGTGCGTGTCGCCGTCCTGTCGGTCCATACCTCGCCGCTGGCCCAACCGGGCACCGGCGATGCCGGCGGCATGAACGTCTACGTCCTGCAAAGCGCCCTCGAGTTGGCGCGCCGCGGCGTCGAGGTGGAAATCTTCACCCGCGCCACGTCGTCGACCGACGCCCCGGTCGTCCGGGTGGCCCCCGGCGTCCTGGTGCGCAACATCGTCGCCGGCCCGTTCGAAGGCCTGGACAAGTACGACCTGCCGACGCAGCTGTGCGCTTTCACGGCGGGTGTGCTGCGCGTCGAGGCCAACCATGAGCCGGGCTACTACGACATCGTGCATTCGCACTACTGGCTGTCGGGGCAGGTGGGCTGGCTGGCCTCGGACCGCTGGGCCGTGCCCTTGGTGCACACCGCGCACACGTGGGCCGCGGTGAAGAACCTGTCGCTGGCGGAAGGCGATACCCCGGAGCCGGCGCTGCGCGCGGTCGGTGAGCAGCAGGTGGTCGACGCCGCCGACCGGCTCATCGTCAACACCGAAGACGAAGCGCAGCAACTGGTTTCGCTGCACCACGCGGACCCGGCCCGCATCGACGTGGCCTATCCGGGTGTCGACCTGACGACCTTCACGCCCGGCGACAAGGCCGAAGCCCGTGCGGCACTGGGGCTTTCGCCCCACGAACAGGTGGTCGCCTTCGTCGGCCGCATCCAGCCGCTGAAGGCGCCCGACGTGCTGTTGCGCGCGGCGGCCAAGCTGCCCGACGTGCGCGTCGTGGTCGCCGGCGGTCCGTCGGGCAGTGGCCTGGCCGTACCCGACGGCCTGGTTTCCCTCGCCGACGAGCTGGGTATCACCGACCGTGTGACATTCCTGCCGCCGCAGTCCCGTGACCAGCTGGTCAATGTCTACCGTGCCGCGGATCTCGTTGCGGTGCCGAGCTATTCGGAGTCGTTCGGCCTCGTCGCGGTCGAGGCGCAGGCCTGCGGGACGCCAGTGGTGGCCGCCGCTGTCGGCGGGCTACCTGTCGCGGTGCGCGACGGCGTGAGCGGCGTGCTGGTGCAAGGCCACGATCCGGTCGACTGGGCCAACGCCATCGGGCGGACGCTGGAAATGGGGCCGGAGTCGTTGGCCGAGGGCGCGTTGCAGCACTCCGCCACCTTCTCGTGGGCACACACCGTGGACGCCCTGCTGGCCGGCTACACGCGGGCGATCGCCGACTACCGCGGCCGTCGTCCTCGGCGTGACGCCGCGGCACGCCGCAGCCGCCGGTTCCTGATCCGCCGGGGAGTGCGGGCATGA
- a CDS encoding cell division/environmental response transcriptional regulator, translating to MTSMNGPSARDGGDQPRTQFLTVAEVASLMRVSKMTVYRLVHNGELPAVRVGRSFRVHAKAVHDLLESSYHDAG from the coding sequence ATGACGTCTATGAACGGGCCATCGGCGCGTGACGGTGGCGATCAGCCACGAACGCAGTTCCTGACTGTTGCCGAGGTTGCGAGCCTTATGCGGGTCAGCAAGATGACGGTATACCGGCTGGTGCACAACGGGGAGTTGCCCGCGGTGCGTGTCGGCCGCTCATTTCGGGTGCACGCCAAGGCCGTGCACGACCTGCTCGAGTCGTCGTACCACGACGCGGGTTAG
- a CDS encoding HAD family phosphatase produces the protein MSESSPVTADEPTGTPVPSGADDAAELDAAERDSGADEPAAPVLPPPPDLTAAAFFDVDNTLVHGSSLVHFARGLAARDYFKYSDLARFAYAQAKFQVTGKENSDDVAAGRRKALSFIEGRQTAELEALGDEIYDEIIADKIWQGTRALAQMHLDAGQQVWLVTATPMELAQTIARKLGLTGALGTVAESVDGVFTGRLVGEILHGVGKAHAVRQLAIREGLNLRRCTAYSDSFNDVPMLSLVGTAVAINPDAALRDVARERGWEIRDFRTARKAARIGVPSALALGAVGGALAAMASRKGN, from the coding sequence GTGTCCGAATCCAGCCCCGTGACTGCCGACGAGCCCACGGGCACGCCCGTGCCCTCCGGAGCTGATGACGCCGCTGAACTCGATGCCGCCGAGCGTGATTCCGGAGCCGACGAACCGGCTGCCCCGGTGCTCCCACCGCCGCCCGACCTCACCGCGGCGGCGTTCTTCGACGTCGACAACACCCTGGTGCACGGCTCGTCGCTGGTGCACTTCGCCCGCGGCCTGGCCGCCCGCGACTACTTCAAATACTCGGACCTGGCCCGTTTCGCCTACGCGCAGGCCAAGTTTCAGGTCACCGGCAAGGAGAACAGCGACGACGTCGCCGCCGGCCGGCGCAAGGCGCTGTCCTTCATCGAGGGCCGGCAGACGGCGGAACTGGAAGCGCTCGGCGACGAAATCTACGACGAGATCATCGCCGACAAGATCTGGCAGGGCACCCGGGCGCTGGCACAGATGCACCTCGACGCCGGCCAGCAGGTCTGGCTGGTCACCGCGACGCCCATGGAGCTGGCGCAGACCATCGCCCGCAAGCTGGGGCTGACGGGCGCGCTCGGCACCGTCGCCGAGTCGGTCGACGGCGTCTTCACCGGCCGGCTGGTCGGCGAGATCCTGCATGGGGTCGGCAAGGCGCACGCGGTCCGTCAGCTGGCCATCAGGGAGGGCCTGAACCTGCGCCGCTGCACGGCCTACTCGGACAGCTTCAACGACGTGCCGATGCTGTCGCTGGTCGGCACGGCCGTCGCGATCAATCCCGATGCCGCGCTGCGCGACGTCGCACGCGAACGGGGCTGGGAAATCCGGGATTTCCGGACCGCCCGCAAGGCCGCCCGCATCGGCGTGCCCTCGGCGCTGGCCCTGGGCGCGGTCGGCGGGGCGCTGGCGGCCATGGCGTCGCGCAAGGGCAACTAG
- a CDS encoding 30S ribosomal protein bS22 has translation MGSVIKKRRKRMSKKKHRKLLRRTRVQRRKLGK, from the coding sequence ATGGGTTCAGTCATCAAGAAGCGGCGTAAGCGCATGTCGAAGAAGAAGCACCGCAAGCTGCTTCGTCGCACCCGGGTTCAGCGCAGAAAACTCGGTAAGTAG
- a CDS encoding lysophospholipid acyltransferase family protein codes for MAGESKAKVIPLHSNSTRAAAQRRASKRDATLRHPSLLTDPGTRASAEQIAAVVREIDQHRFAAAGPAADEGPNELAQRISAASDFIRKRLTGDYRVDEFGFDQHLNNAVFLPLLRTLFNSWFRVEVSGIENLPDDGAALVVANHAGVLPFDGLMTSVAVHDKHPKHRDLRLLAADLVFDLPVVGQAARKAGHTMACTADAHRLLEAGELTAVFPEGYKGLGKPFKDRYKLQRFGRGGFVSAALRSGAPIVPCSIVGSEEIYPKIGDVKLLARLLGLPYFPLTPLFPLAGPIGLLPLPSKWYIQFGEPISTADYDESAADDPMITFELTDQVRATIQQTLYQLLANRRGTFL; via the coding sequence GTGGCGGGCGAATCTAAAGCCAAAGTCATTCCGCTCCATTCGAATTCGACACGCGCTGCTGCGCAACGTCGGGCGTCGAAACGGGATGCAACGCTGCGACATCCTTCGCTGTTGACCGACCCCGGGACCCGCGCATCGGCCGAGCAGATTGCTGCCGTGGTCCGTGAGATCGACCAGCACCGGTTTGCCGCGGCCGGCCCTGCGGCCGACGAGGGGCCCAACGAACTGGCCCAACGCATAAGTGCCGCTTCGGATTTCATCCGCAAGCGACTGACCGGCGACTACCGCGTCGACGAATTCGGTTTCGACCAGCATCTCAACAATGCGGTCTTTCTTCCGTTGCTGCGAACACTTTTCAATTCGTGGTTCCGCGTCGAGGTATCCGGCATCGAGAATTTGCCCGATGACGGCGCCGCATTGGTGGTGGCAAACCATGCGGGCGTATTGCCGTTCGACGGATTGATGACGTCGGTCGCCGTGCACGACAAACACCCGAAGCACCGGGATCTGCGGCTGCTGGCCGCCGACCTCGTCTTCGATCTGCCCGTGGTGGGACAGGCGGCGCGCAAGGCCGGCCACACCATGGCCTGCACCGCCGACGCGCACCGGCTGCTCGAGGCCGGCGAGCTGACCGCCGTGTTCCCCGAGGGATACAAGGGGCTCGGCAAGCCGTTCAAGGACCGGTACAAGCTGCAGCGGTTCGGCCGCGGCGGCTTCGTCTCGGCGGCGCTGCGCTCGGGCGCGCCCATCGTGCCGTGCTCGATCGTCGGCTCCGAGGAGATCTACCCCAAGATCGGCGACGTGAAGCTGCTGGCCCGCCTGCTCGGGCTGCCGTACTTCCCGCTGACGCCGCTGTTCCCGCTCGCCGGGCCCATCGGCCTGCTGCCGCTGCCGTCGAAGTGGTACATCCAGTTCGGCGAGCCCATCTCGACGGCCGACTACGACGAGTCCGCCGCCGACGACCCGATGATCACCTTCGAGCTGACCGACCAGGTGCGCGCCACCATCCAGCAGACGCTGTACCAGCTGCTGGCCAACCGCCGCGGCACGTTCCTGTAG
- a CDS encoding sugar phosphate isomerase/epimerase yields the protein MRPAIKVGLSTASVYPLRTEAAFEYAARLGYDGVELMVWAEPVSQDIDAIERMSQRWGVPVLSVHAPCLLISQRVWGSNPIPKLERSVRAAEQLGAQTVVVHPPFRWQRRYAEGFSDQVAELEASSDVLVAVENMFPFRTDRFFGTGQPSIERMRKRGGNPGPGISAFAPSYDPLDGNHAHYTLDLSHSATAGTDAVDMARRMGKGLVHLHLCDGNGASTDEHLVPGRGSQPTVQICQMLAAGEFAGHVILEVTTSAARNNAEREALLVESLEFARRHLLR from the coding sequence GTGCGTCCCGCCATCAAGGTAGGTCTGTCCACCGCGTCGGTCTATCCCTTGCGGACCGAGGCTGCCTTCGAGTACGCCGCCCGCCTCGGCTACGACGGTGTCGAGCTGATGGTGTGGGCCGAGCCGGTGAGCCAGGACATCGACGCGATCGAGCGGATGTCGCAACGGTGGGGCGTCCCCGTGCTCAGTGTCCACGCGCCATGCCTGCTGATCTCGCAGCGCGTGTGGGGCTCCAATCCGATCCCGAAGCTGGAACGCAGCGTGCGGGCCGCCGAGCAGCTGGGTGCGCAGACGGTCGTCGTGCATCCGCCGTTCCGGTGGCAGCGCCGCTATGCCGAAGGCTTCTCCGATCAGGTCGCCGAGCTCGAGGCATCGAGCGACGTGCTGGTTGCCGTCGAGAACATGTTCCCGTTCCGCACCGACCGGTTCTTCGGCACCGGCCAGCCGTCGATCGAGCGGATGCGTAAGCGTGGCGGGAACCCGGGACCGGGGATCTCGGCGTTCGCGCCGTCCTACGACCCGCTGGACGGCAATCACGCCCACTACACGCTGGACCTGTCGCATTCGGCGACGGCCGGCACCGATGCCGTCGACATGGCGCGGCGCATGGGCAAGGGGCTGGTGCACCTGCATCTGTGTGACGGCAACGGCGCGTCCACCGACGAACATCTCGTGCCCGGGCGCGGCAGCCAGCCGACGGTGCAGATCTGCCAGATGCTGGCCGCCGGGGAGTTCGCCGGACACGTGATCCTGGAGGTCACCACATCGGCGGCACGCAACAACGCCGAGCGTGAGGCGCTGCTCGTCGAGTCGCTCGAATTCGCGCGGCGGCACCTGCTGCGCTGA
- a CDS encoding MaoC family dehydratase N-terminal domain-containing protein, with translation MGIADDIIGTHFRYPDYFEVGREKVKEFAQAVQDDHPAHFSEEAAAECGSDTLIASLTFIAVAGRRVQLELFNQFDVPINLERVLHRDQKLIFHRPIKVGDRLWFDSYLDSVIESHGTVIAEIRAEVTDDSGEPIMTSIVTMLGEAQNDDEAGEVSAQIAAARDAAIAKMVAAQKG, from the coding sequence ATGGGCATTGCGGACGACATCATCGGAACCCACTTCCGGTACCCGGATTACTTCGAGGTCGGCCGCGAGAAGGTCAAGGAATTCGCGCAGGCGGTCCAGGACGATCACCCGGCCCATTTCTCCGAGGAAGCGGCCGCCGAGTGCGGCTCGGACACCCTGATCGCGTCGCTGACGTTCATCGCCGTCGCGGGCCGGCGGGTCCAGCTCGAGCTGTTCAACCAGTTCGACGTGCCGATCAACCTGGAGCGCGTGCTGCACCGCGACCAGAAGCTGATCTTCCACCGCCCGATCAAGGTCGGCGACCGGCTGTGGTTCGACTCGTACCTGGACTCGGTGATCGAGTCGCACGGCACGGTGATCGCCGAGATTCGCGCCGAGGTCACCGACGACTCCGGTGAGCCGATCATGACGAGCATCGTCACGATGCTGGGCGAGGCCCAGAACGACGACGAAGCCGGCGAGGTCAGCGCGCAGATCGCCGCGGCCCGCGACGCCGCCATCGCGAAAATGGTTGCCGCGCAAAAGGGTTGA
- a CDS encoding Ppx/GppA phosphatase family protein produces MRLGVLDVGSNTVHLLVVDARRGGHPTPMSSTKASLRLAEAIDDTGKLTRKGADSLVATVDEFAKIATSSGCAEFMAFATSAVRDATNSEAVLARVRAETGVQLQVLSGVDESRLTFLAVRRWYGWSAGRIINLDIGGGSLELSGGIDEEPDVALSMPLGAGRLTREWLQEDPPGRRRVAVLRDWLDNEISASAAKVLAAGTPELAVATSKTFRSLARLTGAAPSGAGPRVKRTLTAAGLRQLISFISRMTTADRAELEGVSADRAPQIVAGALVAEATMRALSLDSVDICPWALREGVILRKLDSEADGTDLVETFAGLAPAKGETR; encoded by the coding sequence GTGCGATTGGGCGTCCTCGACGTGGGCAGTAACACCGTTCATCTGTTGGTGGTCGACGCGCGCCGCGGCGGGCACCCGACACCGATGAGTTCGACCAAGGCCTCGCTGCGCCTTGCCGAGGCGATCGACGACACCGGCAAATTGACCCGCAAGGGTGCCGACAGCCTCGTCGCGACCGTCGACGAGTTCGCCAAGATCGCCACCAGCTCGGGGTGCGCGGAGTTTATGGCGTTCGCCACATCTGCGGTCCGGGACGCGACCAACTCCGAGGCGGTCCTGGCGCGGGTGCGGGCCGAGACCGGCGTCCAGCTGCAGGTCCTGTCCGGGGTCGACGAATCGCGGCTCACCTTCCTGGCCGTGCGCCGCTGGTACGGCTGGAGCGCGGGCCGCATCATCAACCTCGACATCGGTGGCGGATCGCTCGAGCTCTCGGGCGGCATCGACGAAGAACCCGACGTCGCACTGTCGATGCCGCTGGGTGCGGGCCGTTTGACGCGCGAATGGCTGCAGGAGGATCCGCCCGGGCGGCGGCGCGTGGCGGTGCTGCGTGACTGGCTCGACAACGAGATTTCCGCCTCGGCGGCCAAGGTGCTGGCGGCCGGTACGCCGGAGCTCGCGGTCGCGACGTCGAAGACGTTCCGGTCGCTGGCGCGGCTCACCGGTGCGGCGCCGTCGGGCGCGGGACCGCGCGTGAAGCGCACGTTGACCGCCGCCGGCCTCAGACAGCTCATATCTTTCATCTCTAGGATGACCACCGCCGATAGAGCCGAACTGGAGGGGGTGAGTGCCGACCGCGCGCCACAGATCGTGGCCGGTGCGTTGGTGGCCGAGGCGACCATGCGAGCGCTGTCGCTGGACTCCGTGGACATCTGCCCGTGGGCATTGCGGGAGGGTGTGATCCTGCGGAAACTCGACAGTGAAGCCGATGGAACCGACTTGGTCGAAACGTTCGCGGGATTGGCTCCCGCCAAAGGCGAGACACGATGA
- a CDS encoding YbjN domain-containing protein encodes MTTSATVTQLIEDTLRTHELDFSHHDGGAGGRAGIVVALPGERRLTTNTLLSVGEHGVRLEAFVCRKPDENFEGVYKYLLRRNRRLYGMAYTLDNIGDIYLVGRMALHAVTPDEIDRLMGQVIEAVDFDFNTLLELGFRSSIEKEWKWRLSRGESLKNLKAFEHLRPE; translated from the coding sequence ATGACGACGTCGGCCACCGTCACCCAGTTGATCGAAGACACCCTGCGCACGCACGAGCTCGACTTCTCCCACCACGACGGGGGAGCGGGCGGCCGGGCCGGCATCGTCGTGGCGCTGCCCGGTGAGCGCCGGCTGACCACCAACACGCTGCTCAGCGTCGGTGAGCACGGCGTGCGGCTGGAGGCGTTCGTCTGCCGCAAGCCCGACGAGAACTTCGAGGGCGTCTACAAGTACCTGCTGCGCCGCAATCGGCGGCTGTACGGCATGGCCTACACGCTGGACAACATCGGCGACATCTATCTGGTGGGCCGGATGGCGCTGCACGCGGTGACCCCAGACGAGATCGACCGGCTGATGGGCCAGGTCATCGAGGCCGTCGACTTCGACTTCAACACCCTGCTCGAGCTGGGGTTCCGCTCGTCGATCGAGAAAGAGTGGAAGTGGCGGCTGTCCCGCGGGGAGTCGCTGAAGAACCTCAAGGCGTTCGAGCACCTGCGGCCGGAGTAG